CGCTCGTGATCTCAACTTTATGCTGCACCGACCCCGGCGCCATCTTGTACGTCAAGAAATAGTGCTGCAGCCGGTCGATCAGCGAGATCGGACAGTCGCCGATGTCCTTGAAATCGCCGTAGGCCGCATCGTCTTTCATGACTGCGATGATTTTGTCGTCCGCTTCCCCGCCGTCGGCCATACTGAAGCCGCCGATGGGAATCGCGGTGAGCAGGATATCGCTATGGGCGATCGTCTTCTCCGTGAGGACGCAAATGTCCAGCGGATCGCCGTCGCCGATCATATTCTTCCGTTTCGCCCGTTTGCCGAACAGTCCGGCCACTTTTTCGCCGCAATAGGTTTGCGGAATGAGTCCGTAATAGACGGGACAGAAATTCGAAAACCGCTGCGGACGATCGACCTTCAAAAATCCGCTGTCTTTATCGACTTCGTATTTCACGGTGTCGGTCGGCACGATTTCAATGTAGGTCGTCACCACATCCGGCGCCTGTTCCCCGATCGACACTCCGTGCCAGGGATGCGCCTTGAACATCAAGCCCATCAAACGCTGAATTGGATCCATCCCCGAACGCCCCATCGACTCCTCCTGATCTGAATGCCAATATTCACGCGCCGGCATACGCCGAACGCAGTTGTCTGAACCGAGTACAGAATGCTGAATGAGAGACCGTTGAACGGATCACGCGGCTGACCGGTTCCGCATTCATCGACACCCGCCTGCACGACCGACCCGGCACCTGGCTCGCTCGACGCAACAGACCAAGGCCTGCGTGCGCAAGCGGCAGCATACGTGGGCCGCCTACATGCGACAAGATGCGGAACGGTCTCTTTCGTAGAGGACAACGAACAACGGACAAGAGGAAAAACGGCTAGTCGTCTTCAGGCAGTTGAATCGGTCCCGCCCATTCCCCTTTGGCCAGCGCCACTTCCTGATACCCGCCATCAGGCCACTGAAACTGTCCGACCTGGTCCACTTCCACGATAAACGGGTCGGCTTCATGCGCCGTTCCCCGAAACCAATACCATCCAGCCACTCTCGGCTTGTCGAGAGTCCACTGATAGCCCGCCATCTCCTCGATCCTCTCGTGCTTCCCCACGCGGTCTGTTACAGTCTGCTCCACGTGAGGTTGCACCCTATCATGTCTCGGCTCCCAATAGAAGATGTCCTTTCGGACCTCTGCCACGCGCTCATTCGGTCCCCCAACGGGCTCCTGACCGCCCCACCGGGGGCCGGAAAGACCACCCGTGTGCCGTTGGCCCTGCTGGACGCTCCCTGGCTCCAGGAAAAGAAGATCCTCATGCTGGAACCCAGACGCCTGGCCGCCAGGGCCGCGGCCCATCGCATGGCGACCACGCTCAATGAGCGTCCCGGCGACACAATCGGCTATCGCATGCGGCTCGATACGAAGATCGGGCCGAAGACCAGGATCGAGGTCGTGACCGAAGGGATTCTGACCCGATTACTCCAACAGGACCCCTCGCTCAGCAGCTATGGTGCCGTCCTCTTCGACGAATTTCACGAGCGCAGCCTCCAGGCCGACACCGGCCTGGCGCTCTGCCTGGAATCGCAGCGGCTCTTCCGTCCTGACCTGCGCCTACTCATCATGTCGGCCACATTGGATTGCGGACCAGTCAGCCAACTGCTGGGCGGCGCACCGGTCATCACCTGCGAAGGGCGGATGTTTCCGGTCGAGACCCGATATCTGGATGAACCCATTACGGGGTATCTCGATACCGCCGTCACCAGGATCATCCGCCGCGCGCTGGCACGGGATCAGGGCAGCCTGCTCGTCTTCCTGCCGGGCATGGCCGAGATCCGGCGCGTCGAACGCCAGCTCCTCGATGCGAATCTGGAATCGACCATTCATATTGCGCCGCTCCATGGAGACCTCCCCCAAGATGCCCAGGATGCGGCGATCGCCCCGGCGCTCCCGGGCACGAGAAAAATCGTATTGGCCACATCCATCGCCGAGACCAGCTTGACGATCGATGGCGTCCGCATCGTCATCGACGCGGGCCTGTTGCGCGTACCGCGCTTCGATCCGCGTTCAGGACTCACGCGGCTGGACACGATTCGCGTCACGCAGGACTCCGCCGACCAGCGGCGCGGGCGAGCCGGACGATTGGAATCGGGCGTCTGCTATCGACTCTGGACCGAGCGAGAACAGGCCACGCTGGCCGCCCGCCGGCCGCCTGAGATGCTGGACGCCGATCTCACATCACTCGTCCTGGAGCTAGCGCTCTGGGGAACGACCAACCCGGCAGAACTCTCATGGCTCACCCCCCCGCCTACCGGATCGGTCACCCAGGCGTCCGATCTGTTGATCCGATTGGGCGCGTTGGATTCATCGGGCCGCATCACAGCCCATGGCAGGCAGCTGGCTGAACTGGCGTTGCATCCCCGCCTCTCTCACATGCTGCTGAAGGCCGGGCCGCTAGGCCTGAACGACCTGGCCTGCGACCTCGCAGCTCTGCTGGGTGAGCGCGACCTGCTCCGGGGTCCGGCGGGACGACAGCAGGCCGATATTCGCACCAGACTTGATGTCTTACAGGGACAGCATGACCATCCGGGCATTACAGTCGATCGAGGCGTGTATCATCGCGTGACCAGCACGGCGGAGATGTGGCGACGACAGCTCCTTCGCCACTCCGCTAAGACATCCCCTCGTACCAAGTCTGATCAACGTGGCGTCGGTATCCTGCTCGCCCTCGCCTATCCGGATCGGATTGCACAGCGCCAGGCTGGCACTGATGCGCGCTATGTGCTGGCCAACGGACGCGGAGCCCTCTTCGCCACCCCCGATCACCTGGGATCGGAACCCTATCTCGCCATTGCCGAGTTGGACGGCGGCGCACAATGGGCCAAGATCGAGTTGGCTGCGCCGATCTCGCAGGCAGAAATCGAGAGCCTCTATGCGGACCAGATCATTGAAACTGAAGCCGTCAGCTGGGATGAGAAAACACAAGCAGTCCAGGCGCTGCGCCAACGGCGATTCGGCGGACTGATTCTCTCGCAGCAGAACCTCTCCAAACCGGATCCCGCTCTGATCGCAACCGCCTTGCTCCACGGCGTGCGCCAGGCCGGAGTGAACCAGCTGGCCTGGACGCCGGACCTGCGCCAATGGCAAGCGCGCGTGCAGTTCCTCAGACGAACGGAGGGACCTCCGTCAGTCTGGCCGGATCTGTCCGATGCACACCTGTCGCAGACGCTGGACCATTGGCTCGGCCCTTTTCTCCAGAGCATCACCACACTCGAACGTGTACAGCGGATGCCGCTCGATCAGCCGCTCCACGCCCTGCTGAGCTGGGATCTTCAACGGCAACTTGATCGTCTCGCCCCGACACACATCACAGTCCCGAGCGGCTCGAATATCCGAGTGGATTATGAAAGCGGCGAGATCCCCGTTCTGGCCGTGCGACTCCAAGAACTCTTCGGCTGTCAGGACACTCCCCGCGTGGCAGGGGGAACAGTTCCCGTCATGTTGCACTTACTTTCCCCGGCCAAACGCCCGGTCCAAGTCACCAAAGACCTGGCCAGCTTTTGGGCCACCGCCTATCAAGATGTCCGGAAAGAACTCCGTGGCCGCTACCCGAAACATTCCTGGCCGGAGGATCCCCTCACCGCCCCGCCGACCGCAAAGGCCAAACGGCGGTCCTCATGACTCCCATCATTGGTAGGGTAGACCGCGCCGATGAACCGACCGTATAGTGGCTGACTATGCGCTGGACTCTCGCCTTCATATGCATGTCCATCCTGACGATTCTGCCGGCCTCGCTCAAAGCAGAATCCGTCACACCGTTGCCACCACCGACCTTCGACGTGCCTTTCGATGATCTCGATCCGGTTGTGGCACAGGCGGAACTCGCGCAGCACATCGCCCTCTTCCTGAATCGACTGCAGCAATATTGGGGATCGAGCCCCGAGGCTCTTCGCAATAATGTGACGGGAGAGATTGAGCGGGATGAGCGGGAGGCCCTTGTCGTGGCCACACGCTTCGCGGATCATGGCGTATTGGAAGGCTACGATTTCATGGAAGGCTCATTGGTCGCCGGGCAATATCTCGTTCTACAGCGCCCGGTCAACGGGCTAAACGAATTCATCGACTACTACGGCGCTCTCAAGATGTCCTTGACGAAGGCCTACGGACAACCGGCAGAAGACCAGTCTGTCTGGAGCAACGATCTCTACCAGCCGCTTCCCGACTATTGGGGGATCGCCGTCCAAATGGGCCACCTCCGGTATGCCGCCAGGTGGGAGACCCCGGATGGCATCATTTCGCTTGAACTGACAGGCAACCATCACAGCCGTCTCGCGATTGACTATCGGAGCAATGCTTCTCTCCGACCGTCTCGAAACACCTAGCGCCTAGCCCATTTCCCTCCCTCAACCTTCGACACGACCCGGCGCCTTGAGACGGTCGCCTAACCCAGTTACACTGCGGAAAAGACCGATCACGTTGAAACAGGGACGATGAACAGAAAACCGACGAAACCAGACAGCCCCGCCCACGCTCAGTCGCCACCGATTCCTGCAGGCGCGGCTGCACCCGATGATACCAAGCGGGTGACCTTGGACCGCCTCTTCTCAAAACTGGGATTGGCCAGCCGAACCGTCGCCCAGGAATGGATTCGTGCTGGACGGGTCCGCATCAATGATCGCGTGGTCCGCACGGCGAAGACCTGGGTCGCCTGGCCCGGCGACTGCGTGTCGCTCGACGAGCAGCCGATTCAACCAAGCACACCACGATTCGTGCTCTTTCACAAACCGAAGAGCGTGGTGACGACGCGCCAGGATGAGAAAGGCCGAACGACTATTTTCGATGTCCTTCCCGAAGAACTGCAGACACTCCATGCGGTCGGACGACTGGATCAAGCCACGAGCGGGCTGCTCTTATTGACGAACGACACGACCCTCTCCAGCTTTCTCACCGATCCGGCCAACCGGGTGACACGCCGCTATCTGGTCACGGTACGCGGGGAAGTCACAGAAGAAACCCGCCAGGACAGTCTTACCGGCCTCACGGATGAAGGGGAACTCTTGCATTGCGAAGCCGTCACGGTTCAAAAACGATCGGGCCGGGAATCCCACCTCGACGTGACACTGACGGAGGGAAAAAACCGGGAGATCCGGCGGCTCTTCAAAGCACTCGGACATGAGGTGATCCGGCTGCGGCGCATTCAATTCGGGCCCTTCGAGATCGGCGATCTGCCGCCCGGCGCCTGGCGGGAAATCCCTATTGAAGACGCCAAGCGAGATCTGCAGGCCTAATCCCCTCTCCCAAGTGACCGACAGATCCTCATCCAAAGTCCAGTTCCCCATGCAGCCACAGAGCCTGTAAGCAACACGGCTGAAGGCGCACTCCTTCGTTCATCATCCCCGGTATTCAGTGCACAGTCCGATGCGAACCTGCACGAACCACTCGGCATAGGCTATCCGCCGCCCGTTCCCGTCACTGTAGAGATGAAAGGCTTGCCAAAGGCTTCAGGCATGCTATGGTAGATCGGTAACACGATGAGTTCGGTCGTCCCTTTGCCCTATTGCGCTCAGGGTCCCCACTCATTCCCATTTCCCGCAAACGGCAGCCGCAGCCAGCCATTCATGATGGAAATGCCCTGGTGAAAGCTTGGCTGTATCAACAACCGGTAGGAGCGCGAGACACATGAGAGCGATGATGAAGCAGCTCACGACCCTCTTTACTATTCTGACATTCACGACCATCTGGGCCGGTCCGGTCATGACGTATGCCGCCACGCCTGAAAAGGCACCGATCGAGATCAAGGTCCGTGTCAGTGAGAAGGGATTCCTGGACGAGAAGGGCAAACCCTATAGCGCGAAACGTGGCCTCCAGGTGCCCAAAGACACTCCGGTAAAAATCACGTTTATCTTCAGCGAAGAGCTGACGAGCCTGGCGGTGGGCGACACCCATCAGATTGCCATCAAGTCAGAAGATGGCTGGAAGCAGGAAACCGGCTCCATCTGGATCATGAGCCGTGAAGCCAGCGTCAGTTTTCTCGCCGGAGAAAACGGCCGCATGCAGTATCGCGCCTACTGCATCCTCGACTGCATTGGGATGGAACATCTAACCAATTTATTGATCCAGGTCGTCTAGTACCCGCGACCCGTGCTGCCGCCGCGGCCCATCCGGTCCAAGGGAAGCGCTTCGTATCGAGTCTTGAGGTCGGGATGCGCCGCGAGGAAATTCTTCACGCCCGCGTCATCGGCAAACACGTCTTTACTGCGCCCGCGATACTCTTCGATCGTCAGTCCGTGCTTCGACAGCAACGCGCTGAGCTTCGTATTGATATCCGCGCCCATTTCTTTCATTTGCTCAGGAGATGGCCGCTGCCCTTGGCCGTACTGCTCCCCGCCCTTAAAATAGTTCGTCATCATCTCGCCGATCTCAATCCGCGCCTTCACGAACTTTTCGATATCGGCCGGTTCCGCCGCCAGACCCTGTCCTGCAAACAAGGCAAGGGCCGCGATGAACCCCATCATGCTCGACGTCTTAGTCATCATCATGTCCTTTCGATGAAAATCCGCCCGCCGTCACCCGGCGCGCGGCTGTGCCGCACCCGTCCTCCGGCCTCGCCCGCTATGTCGGAATATCTCTGGTCCCGTCGTACGACATACGAGACTGGAACGATACCTTGACCGTGTCGCCGTCCTTCACCACCGTATCTTCGGTGCCGACTTTCTTGTTCACAGAAATCAGGGCTTCCCGGCTGTCGATAAATCGAAGTAGCACCCCAAGAGTCTCGGCATTTGCCTCGATCAACTTCCGCACCGTCGTCGGCTCCGCCGACTCGATGGAGAACTCATTCTCCCCTGTCGCTTCTTGAATGACTCGCCCGAATACCAACACGGTAACCATAATTCCTCGCTCTTTGCCTGACGTCCGTTACACGTATGGTATAGCACAAACCTACTGGCTACTTTTTGGTGCCTGCTCCAGGGCTCACTGCGAGCTCCCTGCTTCTCACCTGGCGTGGCAGCGAAAACAATCCTGCCGTCTGGGGTGACGATCCGGCAGCGGCTTGGCGGCGCCAGGCTGATGGCAGGTGACACAGTCCTTTTCAGCTGTTATAGCCTGATGCTCCACATTCTTGGGAATGACCGGATTCCGATCTTTCGGCGTCGGCAACAGCGATACCCCCACGACAACCGCGACGGCAAAGAGGACAAACCACCAATCGGCTTTTCGCAACTTCATGAGTGGGTGATTCCTTTGTTCTGCTCCGCTGCCTCATAGGCTTCGTTCAGTAACTGCGCCACATGTTTCACCTCAGCCCGTTCCCGCAATCCATTCTTGAGCTGGATCATACAGGCGGGACAACTGGTCGCCACGACCTCCGCCCCGACCTGTTCGACGGCCCTGGTTTTTCGCTCCAGGATTTTTTGCGAGGTGTCGTAATCCTTTACGATGAACGTCCCCGCTCCCCCGGCGCAGCGGTCGGCATCGGGCATCTCGGCATAGTTAAGGCCTGGCAACGACGCCAAAATCTTGCGCGGTTCTTTCGTCACGCCGGCGGCCCGGAGGTGGCAGGAGGAATGGTACGTGACGCACTTGGTGCGCGACGCGGCCTGCGCCATGGGCGGATGGAGCGGGGATCGCGCCACGAATTCGGCGATATGCACGACCTTCTTCGCAATTGTCTCCGCTTGGCGCCGCTCGTCGCCATCGGCAAACAGGGTGGGATAATCCTTCAACATCAGCGTGCAGGACGCGCAACCGGTCACGATCGTCTCATAAGACGCAAACGAGGCCATATTGAACCGAGCCCCCTCGCGCGTCAGCTCTTGATGTCCATAGGTCTGGATCGGTGTGCCGGAACAACGCTGCGGCGGCAAGGCCGGCTCGACTCCGTGCTTCCGCAAGACTCCGATGACCGCGTCTCCGACCCCGTCATCGAAATAGTTCGCGGCACAGCCGTGAAAATAGGCGACGCCGCCCGGCGCGGGCTGAGCACCCGATGTCGGGATCAGCGAGGCATGCCGCTCACGCAGTTGTCTGGAAGCAATGCGCGGCAACAACAACTCATGAGGCAGCTTGGCTGTCGGTGCAAGGGCCTTGAGGACCAACGCGGCGCCCCACTCCATAATCCGTCGGACAACCGGCCGATCCCACAGGCGTTGCGTGCGCCCCAGAAACTTGAGGAACGGCTCGAACGAGTTCCCGCGTGCCTGCCAGCGAAAGATCCATCCGGTCAGGCGGTTGGGATGCTCCGCCCGCTTTTTTAGAATCAGGTCAGAGACATCGACTCCCGCCGGGCACGCCGTCCGGCAGGATTTGCAGTTCACGCACGCCTCGACCACCCGCTTGGAATTGAGATAGCTGTAGTCCTTCGACGTCACGATCTCGAACCAGCCGCGCGAACTCATGTCCTCCGACTGAAAGACATCGTAGACGGGACAGACGGCGTTGCACTTCGCGCAGGTCGCGCAGGACTTTGAGAGCCTGGTGTAATCGATATGCTCGGTGAACGAGGCCTCGCTGATCTTGATGCCGGGGTTCAGCACGTTGCCGGGATCAAAGGCCCGCTTCACGTCCACGAACAACCCGTACAGCTCCTCGCCGAACATCTTCCTGACGTACTCGGCGCGAATCCGCCCGTCGCCATGTTCCCCGCAGATGGAGCCGCCGAAACGGTCCAGGACCGTCGAATGAATCTCCCGATAGGCCAGCACCATCTTGTCGAAATCCTGGCGATCGTTCACGTCGAGCAGCGGGACGATATGCGCGTTGCCGTTCCCGATATGACCGAAAATCGCCACCGGCACCTTCTGTCCTGAAAAATACTCTTCCAGATAGTGGATCAGCTCGCTGATCCGCTCCGCCCGTACGACCACATCATCCACAAAATTGATCGGCTTCTTGCGCGGATCGAATCGATAGAGGGTGGGATACAGCGCTTTGCGCGCCTTCCACAATTGCTCACGCTGCTCGGGATCGAACGCCAGCGTCAGGTCAGCCGCGAGGCGGAACGGCCGACAGACCGCCGCCATCTGCTCCGCCCGTTCATGCAGATCCACTGCGAGCGAGTCGGCATCGAGTTCAGCCAGCAAGGTGGCCGCCGCATCGGCGGGAATCCCATGCTTGGCGCGACCGATCAGATCGAGCGTGTTGGCATCCATGACTTCGAGTGCACTCGGCTGAAGAGCCAACAGCAGCGGCACCGCCGCCCCGACATCCTCCAGATGCCGGAAATGAATCAAGGCCGTGAGCGTCGCTTTCGGTTTCTCGACCAGCCGAAGCGTGGCTTCGCTCATCACGCCTAGCGTACCTTCGCTGCCGACAAATAATTTCGGGAGATCGAACTGCCCCTGCGCCAGCCCGTCGACCAGGCCAAACAGGTTATAGCCACAGCTGTTCTTGCTGACCGTCGGGCGCTTGCCGCTGATCAGATCGGCATGGGACTGCGCCAGAACCAGCACGTCCCGCAGGGCCGGGATCGTCGACAGGAGTCGCTCCAGAGTCGGATCGTTCAGCGCATAGGATTTCGCCTCCAGCCACGTTCCCGACTCCAGGCACAGCCGGAGCCGATGGACATTGTCTTTCACCGACCCGTAGCTGAGTGTGTGCGGCCCCGATGAATTATTCGCCAGCATCCCGCCGAGCTTGCACATGTCGCCGCTGGAAGGATCGGGCCCGAACAAGAGCCCCTGCCGGGCCAGCTGTTTATTCAATTCAGCCAGAACGATGCCCGGCTGCACCCGCGCCCAGCGTTCTTCGCGATTCACTTCAAGAATCCGGTTCAACCGCGACACATCGAGAATGATGCCGCTCCCGACGGCCGACCCGGTGAGATTTGTCCCGGCCGCGCGCGGCGTGAGGGGAATGCCGCGAGATACGGCATAGCGGATGATCTTGGCGATGTCGTCTTCGGACTCCACCAGCACCACGGCCTGCGGCACCATCCGGTAAATGCTGGCATCGACGGCATAGGCCGTCTTGGTGGGAAAATCGTCTTTGACTTTCTCGGAACCGAGTTGGGCGCGAAGATCAGCCGCGATCGCGCGGGAACGGTCTGGCAGAATGAGAGTTGGCGCAGTCATAGTTCAAGCGTGAGGCATTCTAGACGGCCATGAGAACGAGAACAAGGGGATCGCCCCGAACAACTTGTTAGCGGGCACATTGATCCCCTAGAATAAGCATCTTGAAATTCTATGTCACGCCCAACCCTCTATAGCACTCGGCTACTCCCTGCACCGGTTATGACAGCTCTGCGTGAGCGCTATACCCTCGTGGCCGAACCAGTGGAAAACCAGATTCCCACCAGCGACAATCAGCGGCGGGGATTCGCGCATGCCGACGCCGTCATCTGCACGCTGGCCGACCCAATCACCGACGACTTGCTCGCGGCCGCGCCGCGCCTGAAGATCGTGGCGAATTATGCGGTGGGGTACAACAACATCGACGTGGCTGCCGCTGCGCGCCGCGGGATCGTCGTGACGAATACCCCGGATGTCCTGACGGATGCGACGGCGGATCTCACTTGGGCCTTGATTCTGGCAGTCGCACGCCGTGTGGTGGAAGGCGACCGATGGGCCCGCTCCGGGACCTGGCCGGGATGGGCGCCGACTCAAATGCTGGGGACGGATGTCACAGGAAAAACGCTGGGCATCATCGGCATGGGTCGGATCGGGCAGGCTGTGGCCTTGCGCGCGCAAGGGTTTCGCATGCCGGTGATCTATGCCAGCCGTCGGCCCTGTCCCCCTCCATCCGGTGTCACAACCTGGACTCACCGACCATTGAAAGAGGTGCTGACGCAAGCTGATTTCGTGTCGATGCACGTGCCATTGTCGGAGGCGACTCGCCATCTCATTGGATCGCGCGAGCTGGCCATGATGCAATCCACCGCCTTTCTGATCAACACGTCCCGCGGACCGGTCGTCGACGAAGCCGCCCTTCTCGTCGCCTTGCGACAAGGCACGATTGCCGGAGCCGGATTGGATGTGTACGAACGCGAACCGGTGATTCTGTCTGGATTGGAACAGCTCTCGAACGTCGTGCTGTTGCCCCATCTTGGATCGGCAACACTGGACGCTCGTTTAAAGATGGGAATGATCTGCGTGGAAAATATTGCGGCCGTACTTGGAGGCCGGGCTCCGCTGAATCCGGTCATTCAGGGAGTCTAACTGGCGATGCGAAACTCACTCTGGGCAGATGACGCCTTGCCCCGGAGGGACTCCAGCCGTTGCGGAACATCGTGGAATGCCGGAATCATCTGGTAGGTGGTGACGGCCTTCCCCCACTGCGATTCAGCTTCATACAACATCCCCAGCTCGTAGCGAATCGCCTGCCCCTTCGCTCCCTGGCAGCGAGGATCAGACAGGACCGCCTCCAAGCCGCGAATCGCCTGCGCATATGCACGCTGGTCCTTGAGACACAGCGCGGTCATCAGGCAGGAATCCAGATAGAACGAATCGGCGGACTTGGACACATGAAACTCGTCCATCGCGTCTTCGTAGAGCCCCATGTTCTTATAAGCGATCCCCAAGGTGAAATGCGCCTCATAGTCTGGCGGCGGTTCCGCAGACAGCACTGATGCTGTCTCAGCCGTACCGGACGGCATCGCCATCGGCTCAATAGAGATTGGCTCAACCGCTTGCGGTATCTCCGGAGGCGCATTCGTCAGCCAGGCGCCGGGACGCGATGTCTCTGTCTCCGCCGCCGCTATTGTCGCTGCTGATGATTCGTCATCGACCGATGGCTCACTCGCACTCAGAGATACAGGAGTAGCATCCGGGATCACGTCATTGACGGGAATCTGCCAGGCTTCGGCCGACACCGCGCGCGGGACGGTAAACAAATGATCGTCAGGAACCGCTCCGTCCAATGTGAATTCCTGAGCCTCGACGACCGACGGCGATGCGACCGGCTCCGGATCCTGAGCGACCGTTTCCGCAACAGACTGTACGACTGATTCGACGGCACCCGCAGGCTCAACCGGAGCCTCACCACCCATAAGGACGGCCAGGCGTGTCACCAAGTCTGAGTCCGGGGCCAGGACTTTCACCTTCTCAAAGAGTTCTTCATGCAAACTCTCCATCCCTGCTTCGGGATGAAGCAATAACAGCTC
This genomic stretch from Nitrospira sp. harbors:
- a CDS encoding D-glycerate dehydrogenase codes for the protein MTALRERYTLVAEPVENQIPTSDNQRRGFAHADAVICTLADPITDDLLAAAPRLKIVANYAVGYNNIDVAAAARRGIVVTNTPDVLTDATADLTWALILAVARRVVEGDRWARSGTWPGWAPTQMLGTDVTGKTLGIIGMGRIGQAVALRAQGFRMPVIYASRRPCPPPSGVTTWTHRPLKEVLTQADFVSMHVPLSEATRHLIGSRELAMMQSTAFLINTSRGPVVDEAALLVALRQGTIAGAGLDVYEREPVILSGLEQLSNVVLLPHLGSATLDARLKMGMICVENIAAVLGGRAPLNPVIQGV
- a CDS encoding pseudouridine synthase; the protein is MNRKPTKPDSPAHAQSPPIPAGAAAPDDTKRVTLDRLFSKLGLASRTVAQEWIRAGRVRINDRVVRTAKTWVAWPGDCVSLDEQPIQPSTPRFVLFHKPKSVVTTRQDEKGRTTIFDVLPEELQTLHAVGRLDQATSGLLLLTNDTTLSSFLTDPANRVTRRYLVTVRGEVTEETRQDSLTGLTDEGELLHCEAVTVQKRSGRESHLDVTLTEGKNREIRRLFKALGHEVIRLRRIQFGPFEIGDLPPGAWREIPIEDAKRDLQA
- a CDS encoding inorganic pyrophosphatase, translated to MGRSGMDPIQRLMGLMFKAHPWHGVSIGEQAPDVVTTYIEIVPTDTVKYEVDKDSGFLKVDRPQRFSNFCPVYYGLIPQTYCGEKVAGLFGKRAKRKNMIGDGDPLDICVLTEKTIAHSDILLTAIPIGGFSMADGGEADDKIIAVMKDDAAYGDFKDIGDCPISLIDRLQHYFLTYKMAPGSVQHKVEITSVYGREEAMKVIHASHADYRKKFPELESLWPKHMSV
- a CDS encoding FAD-binding and (Fe-S)-binding domain-containing protein — its product is MTAPTLILPDRSRAIAADLRAQLGSEKVKDDFPTKTAYAVDASIYRMVPQAVVLVESEDDIAKIIRYAVSRGIPLTPRAAGTNLTGSAVGSGIILDVSRLNRILEVNREERWARVQPGIVLAELNKQLARQGLLFGPDPSSGDMCKLGGMLANNSSGPHTLSYGSVKDNVHRLRLCLESGTWLEAKSYALNDPTLERLLSTIPALRDVLVLAQSHADLISGKRPTVSKNSCGYNLFGLVDGLAQGQFDLPKLFVGSEGTLGVMSEATLRLVEKPKATLTALIHFRHLEDVGAAVPLLLALQPSALEVMDANTLDLIGRAKHGIPADAAATLLAELDADSLAVDLHERAEQMAAVCRPFRLAADLTLAFDPEQREQLWKARKALYPTLYRFDPRKKPINFVDDVVVRAERISELIHYLEEYFSGQKVPVAIFGHIGNGNAHIVPLLDVNDRQDFDKMVLAYREIHSTVLDRFGGSICGEHGDGRIRAEYVRKMFGEELYGLFVDVKRAFDPGNVLNPGIKISEASFTEHIDYTRLSKSCATCAKCNAVCPVYDVFQSEDMSSRGWFEIVTSKDYSYLNSKRVVEACVNCKSCRTACPAGVDVSDLILKKRAEHPNRLTGWIFRWQARGNSFEPFLKFLGRTQRLWDRPVVRRIMEWGAALVLKALAPTAKLPHELLLPRIASRQLRERHASLIPTSGAQPAPGGVAYFHGCAANYFDDGVGDAVIGVLRKHGVEPALPPQRCSGTPIQTYGHQELTREGARFNMASFASYETIVTGCASCTLMLKDYPTLFADGDERRQAETIAKKVVHIAEFVARSPLHPPMAQAASRTKCVTYHSSCHLRAAGVTKEPRKILASLPGLNYAEMPDADRCAGGAGTFIVKDYDTSQKILERKTRAVEQVGAEVVATSCPACMIQLKNGLRERAEVKHVAQLLNEAYEAAEQNKGITHS
- a CDS encoding MoaD/ThiS family protein, translated to MVTVLVFGRVIQEATGENEFSIESAEPTTVRKLIEANAETLGVLLRFIDSREALISVNKKVGTEDTVVKDGDTVKVSFQSRMSYDGTRDIPT
- the hrpB gene encoding ATP-dependent helicase HrpB; amino-acid sequence: MSRLPIEDVLSDLCHALIRSPNGLLTAPPGAGKTTRVPLALLDAPWLQEKKILMLEPRRLAARAAAHRMATTLNERPGDTIGYRMRLDTKIGPKTRIEVVTEGILTRLLQQDPSLSSYGAVLFDEFHERSLQADTGLALCLESQRLFRPDLRLLIMSATLDCGPVSQLLGGAPVITCEGRMFPVETRYLDEPITGYLDTAVTRIIRRALARDQGSLLVFLPGMAEIRRVERQLLDANLESTIHIAPLHGDLPQDAQDAAIAPALPGTRKIVLATSIAETSLTIDGVRIVIDAGLLRVPRFDPRSGLTRLDTIRVTQDSADQRRGRAGRLESGVCYRLWTEREQATLAARRPPEMLDADLTSLVLELALWGTTNPAELSWLTPPPTGSVTQASDLLIRLGALDSSGRITAHGRQLAELALHPRLSHMLLKAGPLGLNDLACDLAALLGERDLLRGPAGRQQADIRTRLDVLQGQHDHPGITVDRGVYHRVTSTAEMWRRQLLRHSAKTSPRTKSDQRGVGILLALAYPDRIAQRQAGTDARYVLANGRGALFATPDHLGSEPYLAIAELDGGAQWAKIELAAPISQAEIESLYADQIIETEAVSWDEKTQAVQALRQRRFGGLILSQQNLSKPDPALIATALLHGVRQAGVNQLAWTPDLRQWQARVQFLRRTEGPPSVWPDLSDAHLSQTLDHWLGPFLQSITTLERVQRMPLDQPLHALLSWDLQRQLDRLAPTHITVPSGSNIRVDYESGEIPVLAVRLQELFGCQDTPRVAGGTVPVMLHLLSPAKRPVQVTKDLASFWATAYQDVRKELRGRYPKHSWPEDPLTAPPTAKAKRRSS